A portion of the Caenorhabditis elegans chromosome III genome contains these proteins:
- the odd-1 gene encoding Protein odd-skipped-related 1 (Confirmed by transcript evidence): MTLPWNTFPGSTVPPVVPSVEDIIRMLVAGQQKIAIQNLLQSQSKEQVNGTSHDLQNWLTSLCISPSSSPTPSNASTSTIPAQMTNENVLHLQIQSQLFSNLGTPWFLNPEQHNKTNNAIRKRPKKEFICKYCARHFTKSYNLMIHERTHTNERPFHCETCGKSFRRQDHLRDHKYIHAKEKPHKCEICGKGFCQLRTLNVHRSCHHVQEPISETFMLGAIKFGKADSLLIDAEPLIDVTTI; the protein is encoded by the exons ATGACACTTCCATGGAATACCTTTCCAGGATCTACAGTTCCCCCTGTTGTACCATCTGTTGAGGATATAATTCGAATGTTAGTTGCCGGACaacagaaaattgcaattcaGAATCTTCTTCAAAGTCAGTCGAAAGAACAAGTGAACGGAACTTCGCATGATCTACAAAACTGGTTGACATCTTTGTGCATAAGTCCATCATCTTCTCCTACTCCGTCCAATGCTTCTACATCTACAATTCCAGCACAAATGACAAATGAAAATGTTCTGCATTTGCAGATTCAATCACAACTATTCAGTAATCTTGGAACCCCATG GTTCCTGAACCCTGAACAGCATAATAAAACAAACAATGCAATTCGAAAGCGTCCAAAGAAAGAGTTCATTTGCAAATACTGTGCCCGTCACTTTACCAAATCCTACAATCTCATGATTCATGAGAGAACTCATACAAATGAACGTCCATTTCACTGTGAAACCTGTGGAAAATCATTCCGTCGACAAGATCATTTGCGTGATCACAAATATATTCATGCAAAGGAGAAGCCGCATAAATGTGAGATCTGTGGAAAAGGATTCTGTCAGCTGAGAACATTGAATGTGCATCGATCATGCCATCATGTGCAGGAACCCATTTCTGAAACATTCATGCTCGGAGCTATCAAGTTTGGGAAGGCAGACTCATTATTGATTGATGCTGAGCCATTGATCGATGTAACTACTATTTGA
- the B0280.7 gene encoding uncharacterized protein (Confirmed by transcript evidence): protein MKNLGAAILAVICLQYADSAAVFDRNFTKPYVLKKTWVQNFIKFQYIFEGNQGKAKIVPLGCAPTNVDGDNYLKPGERTFQHDFVFSCEEGEDGVLNYEAIACIDTQGEIMHPGETRSLSNGTVILHCNLYGGALKKVVERAAGCYFNETIYPEEEKWVEPQVNPNDTSIDGRLMQCFRPHYSYYESHVVGCVIGKLGVLIDEFGQLLDGSYVKCVESEFGHVSLKSANVDELACTMDNKTYAHASQWTDVKKGANMRCNYRHIVKESCVLGTEILPIGQEVPVSRDCIFLCHPQTNVYICDNSLEEFKIVESNGDDLGPVEENKIVEKLPENKKKSLKSVFKF from the exons ATGAAAAACCTTGGTGCTGCAATTCTAGCTGTAATTTGTCTGCAATATGCTGATTCTGCAGCagtttttgatagaaatttcacaaaacctTATGTGTTGAAAAAGACGTGGGTACAGAATTTCATCAAGTTTCAATATATCTTCGAGGGAAATCAAGGAAAAGCCAAGATTGTTCCATTGG GTTGCGCTCCGACTAACGTTGATGGTGATAACTATTTGAAACCAGGAGAGAGAACTTTCCAACATGACTTTGTATTTTCTTGTGAAGAAGGAGAGGATGGAGTTTTGAATTATGAAGCGATTGCTTGTATTGATACACAAGGAGAAATAATGCATCCAGGAGAGACAAGAAGTCTCAGTAATGGAACTGTCATTTTACATTGCAATCTTTATGGTGGAGCATTGAAAAAGGTCGTTGAGAGAG CTGCTGGTTGTTATTTCAATGAGACGATCTACCCAGAAGAAGAGAAATGGGTTGAACCACAAGTCAATCCAAATGATACATCAATTGATGGACGTCTCATGCAATGTTTTCGTCCGCATTACAGTTACTATGAAAGTCACGTTGTTG GATGTGTGATTGGCAAACTCGGAGTTCTTATCGATGAATTTGGACAACTTCTCGACGGATCATATGTGAAATGTGTAGAGTCAGAGTTTGGACATGTCAGCCTGAAGTCAGCTAATGTTGATG aattggCTTGTACAATGGACAACAAAACATATGCTCATGCTAGTCAATGGACTGATGTGAAGAAGGGTGCAAATATGAGATGTAACTATCGACATATTGTTAAGGAAT CATGCGTCCTCGGAACTGAAATTCTTCCAATTGGCCAAGAAGTTCCAGTTTCCCGTGATTGTATCTTCCTGTGTCATCCACAAACCAATGTTTACATCTGTGACAATTCTTTagaagaattcaaaattgttgagaGTAACGGTGACGATCTAGGCCCAGTCGAAGAGAACAAAATTGTTGAGAAGCTTCcggaaaataagaagaaatctttgaaatctgtgttcaaattctaa
- the nhr-10 gene encoding Nuclear hormone receptor family member nhr-10 (Confirmed by transcript evidence) has product MTGGGPSSNNSSQPEEVCLVCSDISTGYHYGVPSCNGCKTFFRRTIMKNQTFSCQFQGKCPVDKSIRCACRHCRFEKCLQVGMDRNAIQQNRDPIGYTKRTRRYPPIKKVEASDECSPAMVSENDRSEDNFLTLLSSTEQKCCALRLAEYMPSRTLIEAVVSDCLLTDEVFMAEHAILSPRHRVTSLRFANQSDYHYWHERDWFVMIEWAKTLPVFQSLPFTDKLALLRHSAITYPSLVHVFNSPDHGLDTIVFPDGAYFDRTPEPTRPLGFNKKKYQMLDQLLKPMRSMEIDMTEFAAFKAIFFLNPDADDVDSNAKKTLSDGRSAITNALYRYMVKKKGAEDAGDRFGRLLLLGTVLATMAVEMKEAVLVADFFDQIQFSTFAKQLLFGIKTE; this is encoded by the exons ATGACGGGTGGAGGTCCGTCATCAAATAACTCGTCTCAACCTGAAGAGGTATGCTTGGTTTGTTCCGATATATCAACTGGTTATCATTATGGAGTTCCCTCATGTAATGGATG caaaacctTCTTCCGTCGAACAATCATGAAAAACCAAACGTTTAGCTGCCAATTTCAAGGAAAATGTCCAGTTGATAAAA GTATCAGATGTGCGTGTAGGCATTGTCGATTTGAGAAATGTTTACAAGTTGGAATGGATCGAAATGCAATTCAACAGAACAGAGATCCAATTGGATATACAAAAAGAACACGAAGATATCcaccaattaaaaaagttgaagccAGTGATGAGTGCTCACCTGCTatg GTATCTGAAAATGATCGCAGTGAAGACAATTTCCTAACGTTATTATCATCAACGGAACAAAAGTGTTGTGCACTCAGACTTGCAGAATATATGCCATCAAGAACCCTAATAGAAGCAGTTGTATCAGATTGTTTACTTACAGATGAAGTTTTTATGGCTGAACACGCTATTTTG tcaCCGCGACACCGAGTAACATCCCTCAGGTTTGCAAATCAATCAGATTATCATTATTGGCACGAACGAGACTGGTTTGTGATGATCGAATGGGCAAAGACGTTGCCAGTTTTCCAATCACTTCCATTCACGGATAAG CTTGCTCTTCTTCGACATTCAGCCATCACATATCCATCATTGGTTCATGTATTCAATTCTCCAGATCATGGTCTTGACACGATTGTCTTCCCAGACGGTGCCTATTTTGACAGAACACCTGAACCAACTCGTCCTCTTGGATTCAACAAAAAGAAGTATCAAATGCTTGATCAATTGTTGAAACCAATGAGATCAATGGAAATTGACATGACTGAATTTGCTGCATTCAaagcaattttctttttgaatccAGACGCTGATGATGTTGATTCGAATGCAAAAAAGACGTTGAGTGATGGAAGAAGTGCAATTACAAATGCTCTTTATCGGTATATGGTCAAGAAAAAAGGAGCAGAAGATGCTGGGGAtag attcggacgtcttcttcttctcggtACTGTCCTCGCCACAATGGCTGTTGAAATGAAAGAAGCAGTTCTTGTTGCTGATTTCTTTGATCAAATCCAATTTTCGACGTTTGCCAAACAACTTTTGTTTGGAATCAAGACTGAATAG
- the B0280.9 gene encoding U3 small nucleolar RNA-associated protein 18 homolog (Confirmed by transcript evidence): protein MSKRPVIESEKPAWHDEDDDNMVVAVPKKVKMTMRVELKRTTDEEHGELDSKEYVGRLQEAFRKRHGGTPKWAKAAAGDEEEGSLLKTAAGYLAKDVNLPKTTIHTTLIKDFNIGHRYTRGITVVKFHKTRPVLIVADQGGNVQLFKVSREVKKDRFLQSANFSKFPIDSLEIADKGHSVICSSSRKEYLMQYNMETREVTQLKPPNTVPKQGIRLFAISHDSQFLAIAGHNSHIYVLHATSMEHITTISLPANASEIKFFPSHSREIWIICETGQIVIANIGLPGTKSSQHTFTDDGAVHGTTLAISQHGDYFATGSDTGIVNVYSGNDCRNSTNPRPLFNVSNLVTAVSSIAFNSDAQLMAICSNVKDNHLRLVHVASQTTFKNFPERNGKVTHARCVEFSPNGGYMAVGNDDGRLHVFEIHHFTDY, encoded by the exons atgaGCAAACGGCCAGTGATTGAGTCTGAAAAGCCTGCGTGGCACGATGAGGACGACGATAATATGGTTGTGGCggttccaaaaaaagtgaaaatgacaATGCGAGTTGAACTCAAGCGAACCACAGACGAAGAACATGGAGAATTGGATTCaaag gaATACGTTGGTAGATTGCAAGAGGCGTTCAGAAAACGCCACGGAGGCACACCAAAATGGGCTAAGGCTGCTGcag gAGACGAAGAAGAAGGGTCATTGTTGAAAACTGCTGCCGGATATTTGGCGAAAGACGTGAATTTACCAAAAACAACTATTCATACAACTCTTATAAAAGATTTCAACATCGGACACCGATACACTCGTGGAATCACTGTTgttaaatttcataaaaccCGACCAGTGCTCATTGTTGCCGATCAAGGTGGAaatgttcaactttttaaa GTAAGTCGTGAGGTTAAAAAGGATCGTTTCCTTCAAAGTgcgaatttctcaaaattcccgATTGATAGTCTGGAAATTGCTGATAAAGGACACTCTGTGATCTGTTCTTCAAGCCGAAAGGAATATTTGATGCAGTACAATATGGAAACAAGAGAAGTGACACAGTTGAAACCTCCAAACA CAGTACCAAAGCAAGGAATTCGGCTCTTTGCCATTTCGCATGactctcaatttttggcaattgcagGACACAATTCTCACATCTATGTTCTCCATGCTACT TCGATGGAGCATATCACAACAATATCACTCCCAGCAAATGCGTcagaaatcaagtttttcccATCGCACAGCCGTGAAATTTGGATCATCTGCG aGACCGGCCAAATTGTGATCGCAAACATTGGATTGCCGGGAACCAAATCATCGCAACATACATTCACCGACGATGGAGCTGTGCACGGAACAACACTCGCCATCAGCCAACATGGAGATTACTTTGCGACTGG aagtgATACCGGAATCGTGAATGTCTATTCTGGAAATGATTGCCGCAATTCTACAAATCCTCGTCcacttttcaatgtttctaaTCTCGTCACCGCGGTCTCATCAATCGCTTTCAATTCTGATGCTCAATTGATGGCAATTTGTTCAAATGTCAAGGACAATCATCTTCGTCTCGTCCACGTGGCAAGTCAGACAACATTCAAAAACTTCCCGGAAAGAAACGGAAAAGTGACACATGCAAGATGTGTGGAGTTTTCTCCAAATGGAGGATATATGGCCGTTGGAAACGATGATGGACGTcttcatgtttttgaaattcatcaTTTTACAGACTATTAA
- the rpia-1 gene encoding Probable-ribose 5-phosphate isomerase (Confirmed by transcript evidence), translated as MVTSTGPEAELAPIEQAKKRAAFACGEKYVQSGCRLGVGSGSTVKYLVEYLKQGFQNGSLKDIICVPTSFLTKQWLIESGLPVSDLDSHPELDVCIDGADEVDGQFTCIKGGGGCLAQEKIVQTAAKNFYVIADYLKDSKHLGDRYPNVPIEVLPLAAQPLLRSIPRAEGGSCQLRQAVKKCGPIVTDNGNFIIDWQFEKNVSGRDWFAIQQRLANTPGIVETGLFIGCVDAVFFAYSDGSVKEIVNSKKH; from the exons ATGGTCACCTCCACCGGCCCTGAAGCAGAACTGGCTCCTATTGAGCAGGCGAAGAAACGA GCTGCGTTTGCCTGCGGTGAAAAATATGTGCAAAGTGGTTGCCGTCTTGGTGTTGGATCCGGAAGCACTGTCAAGTATTTGGTAGAATATCTTAAACAAGGATTTCAGAATGGAAGTCTCAAGGATATCATCTGTGTTCCAACCAGTTTTTTG ACAAAACAATGGCTGATTGAGTCTGGTCTCCCTGTCTCCGATTTGGATTCACATCCAGAACTGGATGTGTGTATTGATGGAGCTGATGAAGTTGACGGACAGTTCACGTGCATCAAAGGCGGAGGTGGATGTCTGgctcaagaaaaaattgttcaaaccgctgcaaaaaacttttacGTGATCGCTGATTATTTAAAAGATTCCAAACACTTGGGTGATCGCTATCCGAATGTCCCAATTGAG GTTCTACCTCTTGCTGCTCAACCACTTCTACGTTCGATTCCACGCGCTGAAGGTGGAAGCTGTCAACTTCGACAAGCTGTCAAAAAGTGCGGACCAATTGTGACAGACAATGGAAACTTCATTATTGATTGGCAGTTCGAGAAAAACGTATCCGGAAGAGATTGGTTCGCGATTCAGCAACGATTGGCCAATACACCAGGAATTGTTGAAACCGGATTATTCATCGGTTGCGTCGACGCAGTATTCTTCGCGTACTCTGACGGATCTGTCAaggaaattgtcaattccAAGAAGCACTGA
- the B0280.2 gene encoding uncharacterized protein (Partially confirmed by transcript evidence) codes for MITSELSDFLEINEKNSVLRGISASDKILSSGICQLLFSENGHWRIPNGGTAVALFLKNSTERYYRIIVMEPSADPDWEPTVQFDFLIRDKKFETMQEHARLLVFEAESRYIGLNFYDSKECENFHNSVCKRQTRSTDKAKQPALEGKTKKKSSFFHDPFKSHREPRKQVEIEAPTDFRHVDGVKLTDVQEDLYMQVNNPEEEEIVKQLIVRNEDHIRQSLMVKKESQTVKEVKDKNKDKVKTSKSFFGRNKPKVEDVSQPIVPVITGDPLNPDWTVTAATSFKHSHTFSADPIKDPSVLLNRSTSVRVRGSLSTPRIPTHRDSYRSATKPDTVPKQTPPPTHNSYVLPHIDERMTRKMILMKNHQNLREEVLPFELEVGNYVSFPNHTHCSEKPIAEAPLRPPVRPAPIVPTSAGLCLVLAASFPTSSTPSRFLNPFPAPLPAESFFGNSKSKIAYFIKPTNEQPQELFQTPVQIEKIFSSTPSSPVSNAAIIDGMKNISLSDSSTSVAQDIAMKVPTPLPRTSKIISASSPLPPSQDEINPLIEMVDQSSSKSETQIPVTECSQSHLNGKGSAAQIQSADFDKVLNQLLSIKVNSEKSKQSADLELLLVSIEKLIQNYLGFHHED; via the exons atgaTTACATCTGAATTGAGTGATTTCCTCGAgatcaacgaaaaaaatagTGTTCTAAGAGGAATATCGGCAAGCGATAAG ATACTTTCATCAGGTATTTGTCaacttcttttttctgaaaatgggcATTGGCGGATACCGAATGGGGGAACCGCTGTGGCattgtttttgaaa aacagtaCGGAACGATATTACCGGATAATAGTAATGGAACCATCTGCAGATCCAGATTGGGAACCAACAgttcaatttgattttcttattAG agacaaaaagtttgaaacaatgCAGGAACATGCAAGGTTACTCGTTTTTGAGGCAGAATCCAGATACATTGGATTGAACTTTTACGACTCAAAGGAATGTGAGAACTTTCACAATAGTGTTTGCAAACGACAAA CGAGAAGTACCGATAAAGCAAAGCAGCCAGCATTGGAGGGAAAGACGAAGAAGAAAAGTAGTTTCTTTCATGATCCATTCAAATCCCACAGGGAACCAAGAAAACAAGTTGAAATTGAAGCACCAACAGATTTTCGGCATGTTGATGGTGTGAAGTTGACAGATGTACAAGAAGATTTGTATATGCAA GTGAATAATCCAGAAGAAGAGGAAATTGTGAAGCAATTGATTGTAAGAAATGAAGATCATATTAGACAATCATTGATGGTGAAAAAAGAATCTCAAACTGTGAAAGAAGTTAAGGACAAAAATAAGGATAAAGTCAAAACAAGTAAA agcttttttGGACGTAACAAACCAAAAGTCGAGGATGTTTCTCAACCGATTGTACCAGTCATCACTGGTGATCCATTGAATCCCGATTGGACAGTAACCGCAGCAACATCATTCAAACATAGTCACACTTTTTCTGCGGATCCCATCAAGGATCCATCAGTGTTGCTGAATAGAAGCACTTCAGTGCGAGTTCGAGGAA GTCTCTCAACTCCTCGAATTCCAACTCATCGTGACTCCTATCGCTCGGCTACAAAACCAGACACTGTTCCTAAGCAGACTCCTCCTCCAACTCACAATTCCTATGTTCTTCCTCATATTGATGAGAGGATGACGAGGAAAATGATATTAATGAAGAACCACCAAAACCTCCGAGAAGAAGTGCTTCCTTTCGAGTTAGAGGTGGGTAACTATGTTAGTTTTCCCAATCATACTCattgttcagaaaaaccaATAGCAGAGGCTCCGCTTCGTCCTCCGGTTCGTCCTGCTCCAATTGTTCCTACTTCGGCTGGACTTTGTTTAGTGCTCGCAGCCTCATTTCCCACTTCATCAACTCCTTCTCGTTTTTTGAATCCTTTTCCTGCTCCACTACCAGCAGAA AGCTTCTTCGGGAATAGCAAATCCAAAATCgcatattttataaaacccACAAATGAGCAACCACAAGAACTTTTTCAAACCCCcgttcaaatagaaaaaatattttcttctaCACCATCATCACCAGTTTCAAATGCTGCAATTATAGATGGAATGAAAAATATCAGCTTATCAGATTCCTCAACATCAGTTGCACAGGATATAGCAATGAAAGTACCTACACCGCTTCCTCgcacttcaaaaattatttctgctTCTTCTCCATTACCACCTTCACAAGATGAAATTAATCCCTTAATTGAA atggtGGATCAATCTAGTAGTAAATCTGAAACTCAGATTCCAGTTACCGAATGCAGCCAGAGTCACTTAAATGGAAAAGGCAGTGCTGCCCAAATACAGTCAGCCGATTTTGACAAAGTATTGAATCAATTGCTGTCAATAAAAgtcaattcagaaaaatccaaacAAAGTGCAGATTTGGAGCTTCTCCTCGTATCAATTGAAAAGCTGATTCAAAACTATCTGGGTTTTCACCACGAAGATTAA
- the viro-2 gene encoding WH1 domain-containing protein (Confirmed by transcript evidence): MITVELSDFLEINEKESVLRGISASDKILSSGICQFLVAENAQWRKPDEGAAVALFLKNSTERYYRIIVMEPSADPDWEPTVQFDFLIRDKKFETMQEHARLLVFEAESRYIGLNFYDSKECENFHNSVCKRQTRSTDKAKQPALEGKKKKKISFFHNLFKSHSESKNQVEIGAPTDFRHVDGVKLTDVQEDLYMQVRSKLNVNNPEEEEIVKQVIVRNEDHIRQSLMVKKESQTVKEVKDKNKDKKKSKSFFGRNKPKVEDVSQPIVPVITGDPLNPDWTSNSTSSMSASFRSSSTVTAATSFKHSHTFAADPIKTTDWETPRKDTYGSTNQRQPQNIYKFEQEHVEQTYQIEKIEMDDTPPELPSRGASRNPEDQMTRGGLSTPRIPTHRDSYRWATKPDTVPKQTPPPTPNAPSHSHQVDQFAEFKLVEPKTPTRVAPPPPPSAPPTIKFPISTGPSYSSTTPPTTPKPAPPPPSRIPNPSPSPQPAEVSKSPPPPPPLPPIATPSSVPPPPPPPPPPPPALEQEISGPPTVRLTAVPESNSDRRSLMDQIRSTDRSQVLRKVSDTPETRQSVPSTTSGTIVDQIQNFLDARRSGINPSDSEESDDDDDEWSD, translated from the exons ATGATTACAGTTGAATTGAGTGATTTCTTGGAAATTAATGAAAAGGAAAGTGTTCTCAGAGGAATATCAGCAAGTGATAAG ATACTTTCATCTGGAATTTGTCAGTTTCTTGTTGCTGAGAATGCACAATGGAGAAAACCAGATGAAGGAGCCGCTGTGGCATTGTTCCTGAAA AACAGTACGGAACGATATTACCGGATAATAGTAATGGAACCATCTGCAGATCCAGATTGGGAGCCAACAgttcaatttgattttcttattAG agacaaaaagtttgaaacaatgCAGGAACATGCAAGGTTACTCGTTTTTGAGGCAGAATCCAGATACATTGGATTGAACTTTTACGACTCAAAGGAATGTGAGAACTTTCACAATAGTGTTTGCAAACGACAAA CGAGAAGTACCGATAAAGCAAAGCAGCCAGCATTGGagggaaagaagaagaagaaaattagtttttttcataatctATTCAAATCCCACagtgaatcaaaaaatcaagttgaAATTGGAGCACCAACAGATTTTCGGCATGTTGATGGTGTGAAGTTGACAGATGTACAAGAAGATTTGTATATGCAAGTTAGGAGTAAATTGAAT GTGAATAATCCAGAAGAAGAGGAAATTGTGAAGCAAGTGATTGTAAGAAATGAAGATCATATTAGACAATCATTGATGGTGAAAAAAGAATCTCAAACTGTGAAAGAAGTTAAGGACAAAaataaagataaaaaaaaaagtaaa agcttttttGGACGTAACAAACCAAAAGTCGAGGATGTTTCTCAACCGATTGTACCAGTCATCACTGGTGATCCATTGAATCCCGATTGGACATCTAATTCCACGAGTTCCATGTCTGCGTCGTTCCGGTCTTCGTCTACAGTAACCGCAGCAACATCATTCAAACATAGTCACACTTTTGCTGCGGATCCCATCAAGACTACGGACTGGGAAACTCCGAGAAAAGATACTTATGGATCTACAAATCAGCGACAGCctcaaaacatttataaattcGAACAAGAACACGTTGAACAAACTTatcaaattgagaaaattgaaatggacGATACACCGCCAGAGTTGCCAAGTAGAGGTGCTTCAAGAAATCCAGAAGATCAGATGACTAGAGGAG GTCTCTCAACTCCTCGAATTCCAACTCATCGTGACTCCTATCGTTGGGCTACAAAACCAGACACTGTACCGAAGCAGACTCCTCCTCCAACTCCAAATGCACCTTCACATTCTCATCAAGTTGATCAGTTTGCTGAGTTCAAACTAGTGGAACCTAAAACACCAACACGAGTGGCTCCACCGCCCCCTCCTTCGGCTCCGCCTACTATTAAATTCCCTATTTCGACTGGACCATCGTACTCTTCGACAACTCCACCTACCACTCCAAAACCTGCTCCTCCTCCTCCATCACGTATTCCAAATCCTTCTCCTTCTCCGCAACCTGCCGAAGTTAGTAAatctccaccaccacctccaccactTCCACCGATTGCAACGCCTTCTTCTGTacctccacctccacctccacctccacctccaccaccgGCTCTAGAACAAGAAATCTCTGGGCCACCAACAGTTAGATTAACTGCTGTTCCAGAATCTAATTCTGATCGAAGAAGTCTAATGGAT caaatccGTTCAACCGATCGTTCACAAGTCTTGCGTAAAGTCAGTGATACACCTGAAACGAGGCAATCTGTCCCATCAACGACGTCTGGAACAATTGTCGATCAGATTCAGAACTTCCTCGATGCAAGAAGATCCGGAATAAATCCAAGTGATTCCGAAGAATCTGACGACGACGATGACGAATGGAGTGATTAg